Proteins from one Homalodisca vitripennis isolate AUS2020 chromosome 3, UT_GWSS_2.1, whole genome shotgun sequence genomic window:
- the LOC124357732 gene encoding acyl-CoA:lysophosphatidylglycerol acyltransferase 1-like isoform X1: MNNMGSSDEEDILLLDPEDLRNLALNRRSLTSRLLSIPTSILVLFKVILRILFVLLNNIYCIPTYAVWMVILAPLKRYHPELYWRIEGTFFHWLLAMVSMWSWSAGYDIVEVGDDIRRCTEDRTLVIANHQSTADVPMLMATFNPRANVLPNIMWIMDRVFKFTNFGFVSVIHEDFFILSGRHHRDTAVLKLKKHIRDSYIPLNRKLMVLFPEGGFLRKRREVSQRYALKNNLPVLNHVSLPRMGAMQGIVDVCGCQSDQVSPNNNTDVKSSGDDNSVSNEISPPPEDMSAVAPSNTNFSQENTPIDKTSEITPITTNPPKDLEVKADYQLRWVLDITIAYPEGKPLDLPTIITGWRKPCQTFMFYRLYPGSQIPTDTEELTKWLITRWQEKEQILSTFYSTGQIPVSEYCSSPIPPQTVLQDPLRFFLLHVFFLTSSYLHFRIFTFLLATIW, from the exons CTCGTCCGATGAGGAAGACATTTTGCTCCTAGACCCGGAAGACCTGAGGAACTTAGCTCTCAATAGGCGTTCACTCACTTCTCGGCTGCTCTCTATCCCAACCAG tATCCTGGTATTATTTAAGGTGATTCTGAGGATTTTGTTTGTACTGCTCAACAACATCTACTGTATTCCCACATACGCAGTGTGGATGGTTATCCTTGCACCTCTGAAGCGATACCATCCTGAGCTCTACTGGAGGATTGAGGGCACATTCTTCCATTGGCTGCTGGCCATGGTGTCTATGTGGAGCTGGTCCGCCGGTTATGACA TCGTGGAGGTGGGTGATGATATACGCCGATGTACGGAGGACCGCACGCTGGTCATTGCTAACCACCAATCGACTGCTGATGTGCCCATGTTGATGGCAACATTCAACCCCCGAGCCAATGTTCTGCCCAACATTATGTGGATCATGGATCgtgtttttaaattcacaaacTTTGGCTTTGTTTCCGTCATTCATGAAGATTTCTTTATTCTCTCT GGGAGACATCACAGAGACACAGCCGTTTTAAAGCTGAAAAAGCACATCAGAGATTCATACATTCCATTGAACAGAAAGCTCATGGTATTGTTTCCTGAAGGGGGTTTCCTGAGAAAGCGAAGAGAAGTTAGCCAAAG ATATGCCTTAAAAAACAACCTGCCGGTGCTGAACCATGTGTCACTGCCGAGGATGGGAGCCATGCAGGGTATTGTGGACGTCTGCGGCTGCCAGAGCGACCAGGTGTCGCCCAACAACAACACTG ATGTGAAAAGCAGTGGTGATGATAACTCTGTATCTAATGAGATCAGTCCTCCACCTGAAGATATGTCTGCAGTTGCTCCATCCAACACTAACTTTTCTCAGGAGAACACACCCATTGATAAAACTTCTGAGATCACTCCAATTACAACTAATCCACCTAAGGACTTAG AAGTGAAAGCGGACTACCAGCTGCGATGGGTGCTAGACATAACGATAGCGTACCCTGAGGGGAAGCCTCTAGACTTGCCAACCATTATCACTGGCTGGAGAAAACCTTGTCAAACGTTCATGTTCTATAGACTCTACCCTGGATCTCAA ATCCCGACTGACACGGAGGAGTTGACCAAGTGGCTTATCACCCGATGGCAAGAAAAGGAACAGATCCTGTCTACGTTCTACAGCACAGGACAGATCCCTGTCTCAGAATACTGCTCCAGTCCTATTCCCCCGCAGACTGTCCTTCAGGACCCTCTCAGATTCTTCCTCCTTCACGTCTTCTTCCTCACTTCCTCCTATCTGCACTTCCGCATCTTTACATTCCTTCTCGCCACTATTTGGTAG
- the LOC124357732 gene encoding acyl-CoA:lysophosphatidylglycerol acyltransferase 1-like isoform X2: protein MNNMGILVLFKVILRILFVLLNNIYCIPTYAVWMVILAPLKRYHPELYWRIEGTFFHWLLAMVSMWSWSAGYDIVEVGDDIRRCTEDRTLVIANHQSTADVPMLMATFNPRANVLPNIMWIMDRVFKFTNFGFVSVIHEDFFILSGRHHRDTAVLKLKKHIRDSYIPLNRKLMVLFPEGGFLRKRREVSQRYALKNNLPVLNHVSLPRMGAMQGIVDVCGCQSDQVSPNNNTDVKSSGDDNSVSNEISPPPEDMSAVAPSNTNFSQENTPIDKTSEITPITTNPPKDLEVKADYQLRWVLDITIAYPEGKPLDLPTIITGWRKPCQTFMFYRLYPGSQIPTDTEELTKWLITRWQEKEQILSTFYSTGQIPVSEYCSSPIPPQTVLQDPLRFFLLHVFFLTSSYLHFRIFTFLLATIW from the exons tATCCTGGTATTATTTAAGGTGATTCTGAGGATTTTGTTTGTACTGCTCAACAACATCTACTGTATTCCCACATACGCAGTGTGGATGGTTATCCTTGCACCTCTGAAGCGATACCATCCTGAGCTCTACTGGAGGATTGAGGGCACATTCTTCCATTGGCTGCTGGCCATGGTGTCTATGTGGAGCTGGTCCGCCGGTTATGACA TCGTGGAGGTGGGTGATGATATACGCCGATGTACGGAGGACCGCACGCTGGTCATTGCTAACCACCAATCGACTGCTGATGTGCCCATGTTGATGGCAACATTCAACCCCCGAGCCAATGTTCTGCCCAACATTATGTGGATCATGGATCgtgtttttaaattcacaaacTTTGGCTTTGTTTCCGTCATTCATGAAGATTTCTTTATTCTCTCT GGGAGACATCACAGAGACACAGCCGTTTTAAAGCTGAAAAAGCACATCAGAGATTCATACATTCCATTGAACAGAAAGCTCATGGTATTGTTTCCTGAAGGGGGTTTCCTGAGAAAGCGAAGAGAAGTTAGCCAAAG ATATGCCTTAAAAAACAACCTGCCGGTGCTGAACCATGTGTCACTGCCGAGGATGGGAGCCATGCAGGGTATTGTGGACGTCTGCGGCTGCCAGAGCGACCAGGTGTCGCCCAACAACAACACTG ATGTGAAAAGCAGTGGTGATGATAACTCTGTATCTAATGAGATCAGTCCTCCACCTGAAGATATGTCTGCAGTTGCTCCATCCAACACTAACTTTTCTCAGGAGAACACACCCATTGATAAAACTTCTGAGATCACTCCAATTACAACTAATCCACCTAAGGACTTAG AAGTGAAAGCGGACTACCAGCTGCGATGGGTGCTAGACATAACGATAGCGTACCCTGAGGGGAAGCCTCTAGACTTGCCAACCATTATCACTGGCTGGAGAAAACCTTGTCAAACGTTCATGTTCTATAGACTCTACCCTGGATCTCAA ATCCCGACTGACACGGAGGAGTTGACCAAGTGGCTTATCACCCGATGGCAAGAAAAGGAACAGATCCTGTCTACGTTCTACAGCACAGGACAGATCCCTGTCTCAGAATACTGCTCCAGTCCTATTCCCCCGCAGACTGTCCTTCAGGACCCTCTCAGATTCTTCCTCCTTCACGTCTTCTTCCTCACTTCCTCCTATCTGCACTTCCGCATCTTTACATTCCTTCTCGCCACTATTTGGTAG
- the LOC124357732 gene encoding acyl-CoA:lysophosphatidylglycerol acyltransferase 1-like isoform X3: MNNMGSSDEEDILLLDPEDLRNLALNRRSLTSRLLSIPTSILVLFKVILRILFVLLNNIYCIPTYAVWMVILAPLKRYHPELYWRIEGTFFHWLLAMVSMWSWSAGYDIVEVGDDIRRCTEDRTLVIANHQSTADVPMLMATFNPRANVLPNIMWIMDRVFKFTNFGFVSVIHEDFFILSGRHHRDTAVLKLKKHIRDSYIPLNRKLMVLFPEGGFLRKRREVSQRYALKNNLPVLNHVSLPRMGAMQGIVDVCGCQSDQVSPNNNTEVKADYQLRWVLDITIAYPEGKPLDLPTIITGWRKPCQTFMFYRLYPGSQIPTDTEELTKWLITRWQEKEQILSTFYSTGQIPVSEYCSSPIPPQTVLQDPLRFFLLHVFFLTSSYLHFRIFTFLLATIW; encoded by the exons CTCGTCCGATGAGGAAGACATTTTGCTCCTAGACCCGGAAGACCTGAGGAACTTAGCTCTCAATAGGCGTTCACTCACTTCTCGGCTGCTCTCTATCCCAACCAG tATCCTGGTATTATTTAAGGTGATTCTGAGGATTTTGTTTGTACTGCTCAACAACATCTACTGTATTCCCACATACGCAGTGTGGATGGTTATCCTTGCACCTCTGAAGCGATACCATCCTGAGCTCTACTGGAGGATTGAGGGCACATTCTTCCATTGGCTGCTGGCCATGGTGTCTATGTGGAGCTGGTCCGCCGGTTATGACA TCGTGGAGGTGGGTGATGATATACGCCGATGTACGGAGGACCGCACGCTGGTCATTGCTAACCACCAATCGACTGCTGATGTGCCCATGTTGATGGCAACATTCAACCCCCGAGCCAATGTTCTGCCCAACATTATGTGGATCATGGATCgtgtttttaaattcacaaacTTTGGCTTTGTTTCCGTCATTCATGAAGATTTCTTTATTCTCTCT GGGAGACATCACAGAGACACAGCCGTTTTAAAGCTGAAAAAGCACATCAGAGATTCATACATTCCATTGAACAGAAAGCTCATGGTATTGTTTCCTGAAGGGGGTTTCCTGAGAAAGCGAAGAGAAGTTAGCCAAAG ATATGCCTTAAAAAACAACCTGCCGGTGCTGAACCATGTGTCACTGCCGAGGATGGGAGCCATGCAGGGTATTGTGGACGTCTGCGGCTGCCAGAGCGACCAGGTGTCGCCCAACAACAACACTG AAGTGAAAGCGGACTACCAGCTGCGATGGGTGCTAGACATAACGATAGCGTACCCTGAGGGGAAGCCTCTAGACTTGCCAACCATTATCACTGGCTGGAGAAAACCTTGTCAAACGTTCATGTTCTATAGACTCTACCCTGGATCTCAA ATCCCGACTGACACGGAGGAGTTGACCAAGTGGCTTATCACCCGATGGCAAGAAAAGGAACAGATCCTGTCTACGTTCTACAGCACAGGACAGATCCCTGTCTCAGAATACTGCTCCAGTCCTATTCCCCCGCAGACTGTCCTTCAGGACCCTCTCAGATTCTTCCTCCTTCACGTCTTCTTCCTCACTTCCTCCTATCTGCACTTCCGCATCTTTACATTCCTTCTCGCCACTATTTGGTAG